Below is a genomic region from Hevea brasiliensis isolate MT/VB/25A 57/8 chromosome 3, ASM3005281v1, whole genome shotgun sequence.
CAGAACTAGCAAGCTCCAACAAATGCCAAAAAGTGTACAGTCATCAAGTTATGCATTGGAATAGGATTATTTACTTTATTTAGTAGCCAAGCTTATGCAACTGAATTGCGAACCCAATAAAACGCTGCATTAGAAGTCAATGAACCATATCCTATTTCATCCAAATTCTATTTAAATTCACATCCAATGTTAAGTTCAATCCTGGTTTCTTTTCTCACTGCCTCAACATGggttttttcttttttactttatattttttattttttaaggatGGGGCTGATTTACTTGATATCAACACAAGTACTGCTATCAAATAATAAATATCTTCATAAACATTAAGAAGAATGATGCTGGAGAACAAGGCTAAAGGTCATATTCAAGCAAATAATACTATTTGAGAAAACAAACAGACTGCTTTCTCACCTTTGCGGCATTTAGTGAATCCAATGATGTTCGCTACACTGAGAGTCAAACAAACTCCAATAATGAGGCAGTAGTCTGCTTGAAACCTTATGAGGGAGAAAATTCCAAGCACAACCCACGCAACAGCCTACAAGGTTAATGAACAACATTAAATACAGAAAAAATTGGGAATAAAAGATCATTTATCTTAATTCTGGACACTAAAGAGTATAACAGAGTCGCAATCAAACGGGAATGACAAGTACCAAAATAATTACATCCACAGCTCAACATTCACTAATAGTTCCCTATGCGTTTTCAGTTTCCAGATGCTATAATTAGAACCTTGAACCAAAAAAGGGAATAGTTCACTTGGCATTCAATGGTGTTCCCTCTTACATTTCTTCAACTCCTCAAACTATTACACATCCAACTTTTTTGAAGTACCATATGCTAAGCATATGGTCAAGTCAGTAACATGCTATATAAAATTCCACTGGCTTACCGTTAGGTAAAGAGTCCACCAGAATAACCATGAATCCTTCTTGTTCAGCCGGGCCAACGTCTAATGCACAAACATTAATGATATGTGTGAGATAACGTAATATGAGTTTAAGCAAAGATCCTAAAGCAATTGAGCAGACACTTCAGAATCAATCTATGATTGATGGAGGAAGAATAAACAATTTCACTAACCTCTTGATCAAGGGATTCAAATTTCCACACGCTCTCACCAAAATCATTAATTTCATTCCACCACCTAAGACCAACTAAAATACGACCACTCACATTCTTGACCACCCAAAAATCAAGAGCAGCAAGAAGAACAGTCACCACAAAAATGATGACAAAATTATCAATAAACAGTGCAGAAAGTATGTAAAATGCCAAAGCTGTAGCCTGCCAAAAACAAGAAACACAAGAATGCTAATAAATTGTTCTTATAAAGCTAAAATTACAATGACAAATGGATATGAATCTGACGTACCTTGAAGAGAACATGAAATAAGCATACCTTCGGATTGGCATAATTCTCTCCAGGAGgctgtcaaaaatattaaaatatattatttgagAAGCATAACTTATGATTATTCCTGATCAGGTTTTAACATCAACAACACTCCTATCTCATAAAAgtgaaaattattaaaagaaaacgAGAAGTGCCAGAAGAAGCTCTTTAGCCCATTTCATTGGGAGCTTCATGCTAGTGTCTCATTATCATTACATTCCAAAAGGAATCTTAGAATTCCCAATCTCATGCAATACATATTCTATCAACTTTGAACATTCTGTTAGATGCCAGCTCTTAATCATTCTACCTACAGCATATGATACAAGATATCACAACCCTCATTATAATCAATAACTTATAAAACAATTAATTTGGTTGGTTTTTAACTATATGGATCTCTTTTTTCTTAAATTTCAAAGCACAAATTCTTCGAATTGTATACTAACACTATGCAAACTATAACTCATTTATTACATATttcaaaaagaaattaaaatatatttgaaatgcacaaatttcaTTAAGCCTTCTCAACATCACAAAATTGACACCACAATTCTCATAAGAATTCTCAATACTTCCTCACTAAGCAAAACGAACTGCAAAACCAATGCAAAATTTAATGGTTCGTACATCCTTGATttcttgtctttttttttttttttaaattttctcgaTTTTCCCGCGAACCAAACAGAGTAAAAGCTAAAAAAATTCCTCCAAAGCAGAGCAAAtcgattaaaaatgagaaatattTATTTTCATGTATACACAATAAGAATGCAAGACAAACCCTAAAATTCAACACCATATACCAATAAATataacttagaaattgaaattgaAGACAGAGATGGATATGAGGCCGAGTCAACTCACCTGATTGAGATCCATTTTCTGAGAGATTTAGCAAATTATCAAGATTTTGAAGGCTAATTTTATTCGATAAATATGTGAATAAGCTAAATAAAGCTTTTCTCTTCTTCTGGTAATTCTGTTATGGGCAGAGACAGGTAGAAGCAGAGAGACTCTCTCTCAGGACCTGGCTTGTATACAGACTCAGCCACGGTCTGATTCGGAACCAAATCAGTTTGGTCTTAGATTAAAATCAAATCGAAGCTTTATGGGTTagagttaaaattgatatttttaattacattaaaattagtttgatttaatttaaattaatatttttctataaaatttgtaaaaaaaaatttattattaaattaacttaaaacaaaattaaaataaaaattaaatatttaaatctaattttgtgATTTTTATACTGTGATTcaactaatatatttaatataaattcattcgataacaatttaataattattaatttaaatatttataataaaatttatataaaattaattaaaaaatatataataaatatataaatttaattataaatatttgatttaataattattaagcttattattatataaaatcgaGTTTATAAGTATAAAAAGATTAATTTTTGAGCTTTTTATATaccatttttaattttaatttaaatgtacTATGGGTCTTGTGAATGAATGGCTTTGAGTCACTTATTAAGAagcattttattttctcatacataactatatatttattaattttcaataaaatctaaattatttattttaaatttaataattaaaattatacaaaCATTGTAAATCATATTTAcacaaatataaaaaaataaattttaatataaaataaaatcacaCATCCATAAAATCAACTAAACTGGACTTGCTATGGGAGGCCTAGGCATCTTGAGTTTGGGCCATATTAGGAGCAAAAGCCATATCTAAATACAGCAAATGCAATGGATTGACAATTTGGGTTCACTTTTGGGTTTGGGCAGGAAAATGGAAGTAAATGTGGCTTGTCTTATGGAAAATGttattttccctttttctttccAGGCAAACAAAAAGGAGAGGTGGTAGTGCAGTTGATGAATGAGAGGTTGTGGATATAACCAAAGTGAGGGTGTGGTCATTGTCTTATCCTTAATTCTTGGAATTGAGAGGGAGCCAACAAAAAAGAGAGATTGGTAGAAACCGTAATCTTTCAAATTTCTGTTTTAACAAACCCACAAGGGGAGAGAGGGGGTAGCACTGAGACTTCCTCACCAATGGCAAGTTTAGTAGCAGTCCAGCAGCAAACTCAGCCCTCTTTATCTATCCTCCCTTCCTCTTTGTCTGACTTCAATGGCACCAGACTTCACACTCAACTCCAGGTTTGTCTATGATATGTTATTGAAAAACTTACTTGCTGCCAAAGAACTGCTCTTTGCTATTGGAGTGGTCTCCAAATATGTGAGGTCTCTATTTTAAGCCCCAGTtagaatcaaataaaaaaaattgctcTTTTTTAAACAATGGCCGTAGGTTCTTTCTACTCTATTAATTATCCATGTGCAGAAATGTTACTTATCCTAGTTGAACCATTGGAATCCTCCAAAAGGAAAAATCAATTAATATCCTTTTGTCTCTCTGTCTACTTAACCTATTATTGATTAAGCTATGTGACTATATCTATATTTTTACGTTTTTTGCAGTGTAAAAGAAAGGTATGGCAAACAAGGGGAGCACTGCAGGTAACAGCATCAAGTTCCAAGAATATTCTTATAATGGGAGGCACCCGATTCATTGGTGTGTTTTTATCTAGACTTCTTGTCAAAGAAGGTCATCAGGTAAGCCCATCTCTTTTGAGTTCAACTCTTTGGCTTCATTTGGTTTACTGAATGGAATAGTTATTACATGGTAATTCTTTATTTTGCATTGCacatttaaaatttcaaacaaaAAAATTGAGATGTGGAGGAGCTTTTCCATGAAATAATTACCCTACATTTAAAATTTGAACTAAAGCTAGGAATCACAATTGTATTCCTATCATATTCCATTAACAAAACCATGCCTTCATATTTTGCATTTCATCTACATTCTTGTCTCCAGTAATCTTCAACTTTTGGGATATGATTCAAATCATGTGAGAAACACCCACATAAGATTAGCGGTTCATTTGTAATCTTTGCAGGTGACATTGTTTACCAGAGGTAAGGCACCAATTACCCAACAATTGCCAGGTGAATCAGACCAGGATTTTGCTGATTTTTCTTCCAAGGTATTTTAACAAATGAATGAAAGTCATTGTCCCTGAAGACATGATGTAGTGAATTTCTCTTCTATTGTAGTTTTTTAATCAGATCAGGATTTTGCTATTGAACATGATTTGCTAGATCTTACATTTGAAAGGAGATAGGAAGGACTTTGATTTTGTGAAATCCAGTCTCTCAGCTAAAGGCTTTGATGTTGTTTATGATATAAATGGTATGCAATGTCTAATTCTGTGCTCTTTGCATACTTCACCCTGTTTAACTAGGATACAATTGTTTAGTTGTCTTTTCCAaatgctgattttttttttctgcttATTTCCAGGACGCGAGGCAGATGAAGTTGCACCTATATTGGATGCTCTACCAAAACTAGAACAGTAAGCTCTGAACATTCTGTTGATGATATTGCCTACATTTCATTCAGCTATTCATGCATATAACTTTTTCACAAGCAATTCTTATATCCTCTTGTCTTATTTCAGTCGATTTGAATTTCATTATCAGCGTGATTCTTGTTGTAGTCGGCTtcaattcctccaatttggaaaATTTTCATACTTCTCTTAcaaaaatatgtttttttttctcACGTCCAATTAGTTGACACAGTTTATCATTACGGGAAATTATGTAGAGCAATTCATAATTGTAATGTTCTTCACAGCATTTGAGTTTCTCTACATAAAATCAGAGATTAAATTCATATGGAGTTATAAAATTGTAAAGAATGCATTTCCCCCTTTCTATTTGAAACTCATGCGTATGAAACTGTTGAAACCATAATTTACTAAGTTCAGAAATGAGGAGATGCCAGATGTCTCTGTTCAACCTTTTTATAAATTGATGAGAAGGTACTAATTTGAAGATCTATAGGCTAGAAGCCTAGAATATTGACTTGGTACATGGATAAGTgtaattgaaaattttcaaaatacaATCAATTTTTGTGCTAAAGACTTAGTTTTGAGACTGAACTCCTCAGACAAAGTAGTACTTTGTGAGGAAATTCGGACAGATTGATTGAAATTCCAAAGAAGGAAGAAAATactatgctgtcagtttggaattcATCTTCTCTTGTTACATAGGAATCATTGTTAACCATAAGCTCTCTTGCCTTTCTTTACTGCCATCTTTGAAAATCTAAATATCTTCAAATTCTCAGGTATATATATTGCTCTTCGGCTGGAGTTTACCTCAAAACTGATCTTTTACCACACAGTGAGGTTGGCTTCATATCATTCTTTTGTAATGGGAATTGGATCCTCATGCAATATAATAATCAATACAGATGATGGCATGTATAACATCTCAAAAACATTAACCTCTTGTGATCAGAGGTATAAGAGAGATTCCAACACAATCCTTGTAAGTTTTTCAAAGATTGTACAAAGATGATTAAGGTTTCATTTGGTAAActtgcttctctctctctctctctattgcaACAACGAAAAACAAAAGTGAGTGAGCAAATCAAATTTACCCAGTGAACCCTAAAGGGGCCTTgtctaaattattaaaaaaattatggaaCTTCAATTTTGTAAATTAGATTGGAATATGATCTGCGTCCTCTCTTTTATTGAACTGTTCCAGGAATATCATTGTTAAACAGTATGTTTTCCTTACTATTTTATAAAAAGCTTCAAATGGATGAGAATATCCATGGTTTATGACAAGTTTTAATCATGCAATAAATTATTAAACTTAGTTTGGATTTAGTAGCTTAATTTGCATGTTCCAAGGTCAAAGTTTTCTCTACTCATCTAAAACTTGGAAAGGATAAGTTCTGTTAAAATCTATCTTAAAGAGTAATTTTTGCTAAAATACTATCTCTTCTAGTTCTAATTTGTTGTTGTCTGTTTATAGACAGATGCAGTTGATCCGAAGAGCAGGCACAAGGGAAAGCTCGAGACAGAGAGTTTACTAGAATCAAGAGCTGTTAACTGGACTTCTTTAAGGCCCGTCTATATCTATGGGCCGTTAAACTACAATCCTGTTGAAGAGTGGTTCTTTCACCGGTTGAAAGCAGGTCGCCCAATTCCAATTCCCAATTCAGGAATGCAAATTACCCAACTTGGTCATGTAAAGGTGAGTAAATTTGTCATCCCATCAAACATTTGGACTGAAATCAAGTATAAAAGAAGTGACTTTTAATCATGTATGCGTACTTAGAATTGAGATCCTTTCAATTGTTAGGTTGTTtgcttaaaacaattttcattgagtGATTATTTTTAGCAGGCAATACTTGCTTCATATAATGGCCACTTTTTTTAAGCATTCTATTTAGGTTTTATGTTAGAACAGAAGCATTTATGTGACGTTTTCCCTTATTAtcttctctctctatctctctttctttccccaATTTATGTGGTTAAACAGATGTTTTTCCAATTTGCTTCTAACACATTAATAATTAGCTCAAAAGGAGATGCTGCATTTGAGCTGTAAATGTGAGATCTGTGATAAGCAGTTTAATGATTTTTCATGTTTTACAATATGACAAAATGTTTCTGATGCAACACGGTTCAACAATTTCAGGATTTGGCAGCAGCTTTTGTTCAAGTTCTTGGTAATGAAAAAGCAACCAAGCAAGTATTTAACATATCAGGAGAAAAGTACGTCACCTTTGATGGATTAGCAAGGGCATGTGCAAAGGTAATTGTTGGTAATGTATTGCTAAATATATGtcagaaaataaaattcaatGGGGTACTAATTTTCTTGAATCTACTCTTTTCCTCTTAGGCTGCTGGTTTTCCAGAACCTGATATCATTCACTACAACCCCAAGGAATTTGACTTTGGGAAAAAGAAGGCATTTCCATTCCGTGACCAGGTAAATGTTGACGAAATTGCTACAAAAGCAGTTGTTACGGTGAAAATTTGATAACTTAAGACAGACTCCAAATGTTGGGCATTGTTTCCATGCAATATGTGAAAGTAGTGAAATTTAATCCAAGTGTAGAAAATGACAACAAATTTGGCTTTATAAGATTATCCAGGCTAATCAAATTGTTCTTTTATTAATGGAATTATCCCTGTGCAATGTAATGCAGCATTTCTTTGCATCTGTTGACAAGGCAAAACATGTGCTTGGATGGAAACCTGAATTTGACCTGGTGAAGGGCCTAGCTGATTCTTACAATCTTGACTTTGGTAGAGGAACATACAGGAAAGAGGCTGATTTCTCCACTGATGACTTGATTCTTGGTAAGAGTCTTGTTCTCCAGGCCTAGACCATAAAGAGCCTTTTCTTTAGATTTTTCCCTCTTTTTTTCATTCAAGTATGGTAGTAATTTACCAAATTCAAAGCAATCACCACTTCAATAGAAATATTTGGTATCCAGATGTTGTGCACAGGCTTTTGTAAAAAGAATTTGCATAGGTGATCAACTAAACTGGAATTGTGCTTGAACAATTTGAACCTTGCCTTGTCTCATGTAATTAATATCCCAGCAGTCACTTTTCTTGCAGAATAGCATTAGCAGAGCATATTTAGTATTTCCCATGAAAACTTGAACTATAGTTACTATCATAACAAAATTGAAGAACATGCATGCATATGCCTAGCATAAAACCATGGCAGATATATGTGGACCAATTCCTATCCATTAAGCTGAgtccaatttaaaaaaaaaaaaaaagtgtgaaTGCAGAAGCCAATGAAGACCATTCTTTCCCCACATCTTAGGAAATTTCACATGACAGTAGCAGGTTCCAATAGAATACGGTTGCTGATCAATCAAGAAAGGTGCTATATTCAATTCCTGCAGGGATAAAAAAGGGCTAAAAGTTGAAACATCATCACTAGTAGTCGATCAAAACTGATGGATTAGTTTGACAGATGAAATCAGGAATTCATACCAACCAAACACATATAGCACAGAAGGCAGTTGCACAGTGGAAATGAAAGCTTTAATGGATAAGTTTGAGAGATGAAAGACTGGGTCCCTGGGAGAGAAGTAAACCCAAAGTATAAACTACAAGTCCAGATCATTCTGTTTTAAAGAAATTTCCAACCTTTGATGTCACTAGTACTCTTACCTGCTTTGTTGCTTTAGGAAAAGGGATTCGGACATCACCAGGTGCGGAGCCAGGATTTAAAgtcaatttaaaagaaaaaatattatatataataataaattatttattgagataaaaattataatgcatataaatttttaa
It encodes:
- the LOC110672348 gene encoding chloroplast stem-loop binding protein of 41 kDa b, chloroplastic isoform X2, with product MASLVAVQQQTQPSLSILPSSLSDFNGTRLHTQLQCKRKVWQTRGALQVTASSSKNILIMGGTRFIGVFLSRLLVKEGHQVTLFTRGKAPITQQLPGESDQDFADFSSKILHLKGDRKDFDFVKSSLSAKGFDVVYDINGREADEVAPILDALPKLEQYIYCSSAGVYLKTDLLPHSETDAVDPKSRHKGKLETESLLESRAVNWTSLRPVYIYGPLNYNPVEEWFFHRLKAGRPIPIPNSGMQITQLGHVKDLAAAFVQVLGNEKATKQVFNISGEKYVTFDGLARACAKAAGFPEPDIIHYNPKEFDFGKKKAFPFRDQHFFASVDKAKHVLGWKPEFDLVKGLADSYNLDFGRGTYRKEADFSTDDLILGKSLVLQA
- the LOC110672880 gene encoding Golgi apparatus membrane protein-like protein ECHIDNA isoform X2, which gives rise to MDLNQPPGENYANPKATALAFYILSALFIDNFVIIFVVTVLLAALDFWVVKNVSGRILVGLRWWNEINDFGESVWKFESLDQETLARLNKKDSWLFWWTLYLTAVAWVVLGIFSLIRFQADYCLIIGVCLTLSVANIIGFTKCRKDARNQIQQFASQTIASHVSSTIQSAFSVV
- the LOC110672880 gene encoding Golgi apparatus membrane protein-like protein ECHIDNA isoform X1, whose protein sequence is MDLNQPPGENYANPKVCLFHVLFKATALAFYILSALFIDNFVIIFVVTVLLAALDFWVVKNVSGRILVGLRWWNEINDFGESVWKFESLDQETLARLNKKDSWLFWWTLYLTAVAWVVLGIFSLIRFQADYCLIIGVCLTLSVANIIGFTKCRKDARNQIQQFASQTIASHVSSTIQSAFSVV
- the LOC110672348 gene encoding chloroplast stem-loop binding protein of 41 kDa b, chloroplastic isoform X1 codes for the protein MASLVAVQQQTQPSLSILPSSLSDFNGTRLHTQLQCKRKVWQTRGALQVTASSSKNILIMGGTRFIGVFLSRLLVKEGHQVTLFTRGKAPITQQLPGESDQDFADFSSKILHLKGDRKDFDFVKSSLSAKGFDVVYDINGMQCLILCSLHTSPCLTRIQLFSCLFQMLIFFFCLFPGREADEVAPILDALPKLEQYIYCSSAGVYLKTDLLPHSETDAVDPKSRHKGKLETESLLESRAVNWTSLRPVYIYGPLNYNPVEEWFFHRLKAGRPIPIPNSGMQITQLGHVKDLAAAFVQVLGNEKATKQVFNISGEKYVTFDGLARACAKAAGFPEPDIIHYNPKEFDFGKKKAFPFRDQHFFASVDKAKHVLGWKPEFDLVKGLADSYNLDFGRGTYRKEADFSTDDLILGKSLVLQA